A genomic stretch from Antarcticibacterium flavum includes:
- a CDS encoding DEAD/DEAH box helicase: MTFEDLPLSTAIQQGIAELGHHTPTPVQEKVIPEVLRRNDVLASAQTGTGKTGAFAIPLLQLLYKQVSKDPKVKHPLILILSPTRELAVQIEENIRSYAKFTDIKSGVVFGGASMQPQINLLKDGVHILVATPGRLLDLRKQGYVDLEKIEILVLDEADLMLDMGFIDEVQKIIRLSPNIEQRLMFSATIPPKVQDLAKNLLQEPERIEVDVNSSAATEVDQKLYLVPKPDKTELLLFVMRNVVKESSVLIFRRTKFGVEKAFDSLSKNGFKAEALHGDKSQSDRTTALNKFKNKEVNILVATDVAARGLDIDLLDFVLNFDIPNLPEVYVHRIGRTGRAGNVGASISFCSADERDYIKNIEKLIGSKIPVEENNPYPQDKDAKPPVHKKQGSKHKKGRKGSGSKSNKKRWY, encoded by the coding sequence ATGACCTTCGAAGACTTACCTTTATCCACAGCAATACAACAGGGAATAGCCGAACTTGGACACCACACTCCTACTCCTGTTCAGGAAAAAGTGATCCCCGAGGTGCTCAGGAGGAATGATGTCCTGGCATCGGCACAGACGGGGACGGGAAAAACAGGTGCGTTTGCGATCCCTTTACTGCAGTTGCTGTACAAGCAGGTCTCTAAAGACCCTAAAGTAAAACATCCGTTAATCCTTATACTTAGTCCTACCCGGGAACTTGCTGTCCAGATAGAAGAAAATATTCGCAGCTATGCGAAGTTTACAGATATTAAAAGCGGGGTAGTTTTTGGTGGTGCTTCCATGCAGCCGCAAATAAATCTACTAAAAGATGGTGTTCATATCCTTGTGGCAACCCCGGGACGGCTTTTGGACCTTAGGAAACAGGGGTATGTAGACCTGGAAAAAATCGAGATCCTGGTGTTGGATGAGGCCGATCTTATGCTGGATATGGGCTTTATTGATGAAGTACAAAAGATCATACGACTCTCCCCAAACATTGAGCAGCGCCTTATGTTCTCTGCCACCATCCCGCCAAAAGTACAGGACCTTGCAAAGAACCTGCTGCAGGAGCCGGAGCGAATTGAAGTTGACGTGAATTCCTCTGCTGCCACGGAAGTAGACCAAAAGTTATACCTGGTACCAAAGCCTGACAAAACCGAACTTCTCCTGTTTGTAATGCGGAATGTGGTGAAGGAAAGCTCTGTTTTGATCTTTAGAAGGACAAAATTCGGGGTTGAAAAAGCCTTCGACTCCCTCTCTAAAAACGGATTTAAAGCAGAGGCCCTACACGGGGATAAAAGTCAGAGTGATCGAACCACTGCACTAAACAAATTTAAAAACAAAGAGGTAAACATCCTGGTGGCTACAGATGTGGCTGCAAGAGGCCTTGATATCGATCTCCTGGACTTTGTTCTCAACTTTGATATTCCCAACCTTCCCGAAGTTTACGTGCACAGGATAGGCCGTACAGGGCGGGCGGGAAATGTAGGAGCTTCCATTTCATTTTGCAGTGCAGATGAAAGGGATTACATAAAAAACATAGAAAAACTCATTGGATCAAAGATCCCTGTGGAAGAGAACAACCCCTATCCTCAGGATAAAGACGCCAAACCACCTGTACATAAAAAACAAGGTAGCAAGCATAAAAAAGGAAGAAAAGGGAGTGGATCGAAGTCAAATAAGAAGAGGTGGTATTGA
- a CDS encoding SixA phosphatase family protein has translation MRKYLLLFLPFIIACNSGSNKDKQVMEQADDLGLTTYYFIRHAEKDTSDPDNRDPELAEEGVVRAKKWAEVFKEVDFDLIYSSNYKRTRATAEAVAGSQQKEVTIYDASKLNDEDFQKNTPGKTVLVVGHSNTNPKFVNYLLEEEKYKDIEDTESGSLFIVTVAPNGRKTSQVLYIN, from the coding sequence ATGCGAAAATATCTTTTACTTTTTTTACCATTTATCATAGCTTGTAATTCAGGATCAAATAAGGATAAGCAAGTAATGGAGCAGGCAGATGACCTTGGATTAACCACCTATTATTTTATAAGGCATGCAGAAAAAGATACCAGCGATCCAGATAACCGGGATCCTGAACTTGCAGAAGAAGGCGTGGTAAGGGCTAAAAAATGGGCAGAGGTATTCAAAGAAGTCGATTTCGACCTGATATATTCCTCAAATTATAAACGTACCAGGGCAACCGCAGAGGCGGTAGCCGGTTCACAGCAAAAGGAAGTGACCATTTATGACGCCTCAAAATTAAATGACGAGGATTTTCAAAAAAACACTCCCGGTAAAACCGTTCTGGTAGTAGGGCACAGCAACACAAATCCAAAATTTGTGAACTATCTCCTCGAAGAAGAAAAATATAAGGATATTGAGGATACAGAAAGCGGCAGCCTTTTTATAGTTACGGTTGCACCAAATGGCCGGAAGACCTCGCAGGTACTTTATATTAATTGA
- a CDS encoding esterase-like activity of phytase family protein, producing the protein MKNYLFTLFLLLVLTSCGTSKQLNTNNLELTFLNDYIIPEDLEVGGTIVGGLSGIDFHQGDYYLVCDHPGNPRFYRVKIPVNHSGIDTVLFTEVIELQKDHEFFSNNTLDLEAIRYDKNRNEIVLTSEGSILKGHDPAIFHVSPTGEFIRKYNLPEYFLASGEQKPRNNGVFEGLTASGRGGYWAGMELPLVKDGSKPKLFPTKSPVRITHFNEAGEATRQFVMQLEGITKIPWLYFAVNGLTELIEYAPNRFLVLERAFSAGHGSQGNTVRIFDVDARQASNTLEILNLRKQEYTAAKKTLIFDFKSVRKELKENIIDNIEGMTFGPILPNGNRTLLLISDNNFNSLGRQINQLILMELNIKN; encoded by the coding sequence ATGAAAAATTACCTCTTTACTCTTTTCCTGCTTCTGGTTCTCACCTCTTGCGGAACAAGTAAACAGTTGAACACCAACAACCTGGAATTGACATTTCTAAATGATTATATTATTCCTGAAGATCTTGAAGTTGGCGGTACAATAGTAGGTGGCCTTTCCGGGATCGATTTTCACCAGGGAGATTATTACCTGGTTTGTGACCACCCCGGAAATCCTCGTTTTTACCGGGTTAAAATCCCAGTAAATCATTCTGGAATAGATACTGTTTTGTTTACAGAAGTAATTGAACTTCAGAAGGACCACGAATTCTTCAGCAACAACACCCTGGACCTGGAAGCAATAAGGTATGACAAAAACAGGAACGAAATTGTGCTAACCAGTGAAGGCTCCATTTTAAAAGGGCACGACCCGGCAATTTTTCATGTATCTCCTACAGGAGAGTTCATAAGAAAATACAACCTCCCAGAATATTTCCTTGCTTCAGGAGAACAAAAACCCAGAAATAACGGAGTATTTGAAGGCCTTACAGCAAGTGGAAGAGGTGGTTACTGGGCGGGGATGGAACTTCCGCTGGTAAAAGACGGTTCAAAGCCAAAACTGTTCCCTACCAAAAGCCCTGTAAGGATCACACATTTCAATGAAGCGGGCGAAGCTACCAGGCAATTTGTAATGCAGTTGGAGGGAATAACAAAGATCCCCTGGTTATATTTTGCAGTGAACGGTCTAACCGAACTTATTGAATATGCTCCCAATAGATTCCTGGTATTGGAAAGGGCCTTTTCTGCAGGACATGGAAGCCAGGGCAATACGGTAAGGATCTTTGATGTGGATGCCAGGCAGGCATCAAATACTCTTGAGATCTTAAACCTTCGAAAACAAGAATACACCGCAGCCAAAAAAACCCTTATCTTCGATTTTAAATCGGTACGAAAAGAACTTAAGGAAAATATAATTGATAATATTGAAGGGATGACCTTTGGCCCCATTCTTCCTAATGGGAACAGGACCCTTTTATTGATAAGTGATAACAATTTCAATTCCCTGGGGCGACAGATCAATCAGCTCATTCTTATGGAACTGAATATAAAAAATTAA
- a CDS encoding CsbD family protein has translation MNDDQLEGKWKQVKGKFKQNYANVTDDDTTYSEGKFDEMLGRLQEKTGKSKEDLKREIDRL, from the coding sequence ATGAATGATGATCAATTAGAAGGAAAATGGAAACAGGTTAAAGGTAAATTCAAGCAAAACTATGCGAATGTTACCGATGATGATACCACGTACTCTGAAGGTAAATTTGACGAAATGTTAGGTAGACTGCAGGAGAAAACTGGAAAATCCAAGGAAGATCTAAAAAGAGAGATTGATAGACTTTAA
- the clpB gene encoding ATP-dependent chaperone ClpB, producing the protein MNFNNFTIKSQEAIQQAQQLAQELGHQQIENEHIFKAITMVDENVTPFILKKLNINVNLFNQILDNTLQSFPKVSGGDIMLSREGSKTVNEAGSVAKKMNDEYVSVEHLILAIFKSSSKVAQILKDQGATEKSLKAAIEELRKGDRVTSQSAEETYNSLNKYAKNLNQMAEEGKLDPVIGRDEEIRRVLQILSRRTKNNPMLVGEPGVGKTAIAEGLAHRIIAGDIPENLKDKQIYSLDMGALIAGAKYKGEFEERLKAVVKEVTSSEGNIVLFIDEIHTLVGAGGGQGAMDAANILKPALARGELRAIGATTLDEYQKYFEKDKALERRFQKVVVDEPDTESAISILRGIKEKYETHHKVRIKDEAIIAAVELSQRYITNRFLPDKAIDLMDESASKLRMEINSKPEELDVLDRKITQLEIEIEAIKRENDENKLKMLRADLANLKEERNELNARWKNEKEVVDNIQTAKSDIEQFKLEAERAEREGDYGKVAEIRYGKIKESQERLEKLQKELDENQDSHTLIKEEVTYEDIAEVVAKWTGVPVTKMLQSEREKLLRLEDELHKRVVGQEEAIQAVSDAVRRSRAGLQDQKRPIGTFLFLGTTGVGKTELAKALAEYLFDDEAAMTRIDMSEYQERHAVSRLVGAPPGYVGYDEGGQLTEAVRRKPYSVVLLDEIEKAQPDTFNILLQVLDEGRLTDNKGRLADFKNTIIIMTSNMGSHIIQEKFEAVKDIDTAMESAKNEVLGLLKQSVRPEFINRIDDIVMFTPLSKNDIRKIVDLQLRNVKQMLSKQGIVLDATEEAIKFLAARGFDPQFGARPVKRVVQREVLNKLSKEILSGKVTTDSIILLDEFDDNLVFRNQETVDVE; encoded by the coding sequence ATGAACTTTAACAACTTTACTATAAAATCACAGGAAGCCATCCAGCAAGCCCAGCAGCTTGCACAGGAATTAGGCCACCAGCAAATAGAGAATGAACATATTTTCAAAGCCATTACAATGGTAGACGAAAATGTTACACCGTTCATTCTTAAGAAACTTAATATCAATGTCAATCTTTTCAACCAGATTCTGGACAATACACTTCAAAGTTTTCCTAAGGTTAGTGGTGGGGATATTATGCTCTCACGTGAGGGATCAAAGACTGTAAATGAGGCAGGGAGCGTTGCCAAGAAGATGAACGATGAATATGTCTCTGTAGAACACCTTATCCTGGCAATTTTCAAATCCTCCAGTAAGGTGGCCCAGATCCTGAAAGACCAGGGGGCTACTGAAAAAAGCTTAAAAGCGGCCATTGAGGAATTAAGAAAAGGAGACCGGGTAACCTCGCAAAGTGCAGAGGAAACATATAATTCCCTGAACAAATACGCCAAGAACCTCAACCAAATGGCAGAGGAAGGGAAACTCGATCCTGTAATTGGGAGGGATGAGGAAATACGACGGGTATTACAAATACTTTCCAGAAGGACAAAAAATAACCCTATGCTTGTAGGAGAACCCGGAGTGGGTAAAACTGCAATTGCTGAAGGCCTTGCCCACAGGATCATAGCAGGCGACATACCCGAGAATCTAAAAGACAAGCAAATATACTCCCTGGATATGGGTGCATTAATTGCAGGTGCCAAATATAAAGGTGAGTTTGAGGAGAGGCTGAAAGCTGTCGTTAAGGAGGTAACCTCCAGCGAGGGGAATATTGTCCTTTTTATTGATGAGATCCATACCCTGGTTGGTGCCGGTGGTGGACAGGGGGCTATGGATGCCGCAAACATCCTGAAACCTGCTTTGGCAAGAGGAGAATTGCGTGCAATTGGAGCCACTACCCTGGATGAATATCAAAAATACTTTGAAAAGGACAAAGCCCTGGAGCGTAGGTTCCAAAAGGTAGTAGTAGATGAACCAGATACAGAAAGTGCTATTTCCATTTTAAGGGGTATAAAAGAAAAATATGAGACCCATCATAAGGTACGTATTAAGGATGAGGCGATCATCGCTGCTGTGGAGCTTTCCCAAAGATATATCACGAACAGGTTTCTTCCAGATAAAGCCATTGACCTTATGGACGAGTCGGCCTCCAAGCTGCGAATGGAAATAAATTCCAAACCAGAAGAGCTGGATGTGCTGGACAGGAAGATCACCCAGCTGGAGATCGAGATAGAGGCCATCAAAAGGGAAAATGATGAGAATAAGCTGAAAATGCTTCGGGCAGACCTGGCAAATCTTAAAGAAGAGCGCAATGAACTTAACGCCCGCTGGAAAAATGAGAAGGAAGTTGTCGATAATATACAGACGGCAAAATCTGATATCGAGCAATTCAAACTGGAAGCTGAAAGAGCTGAACGGGAAGGAGATTATGGTAAGGTTGCTGAAATTCGCTACGGAAAGATCAAGGAAAGCCAGGAGCGCCTTGAAAAGTTACAGAAGGAACTGGATGAGAACCAGGACAGCCATACTCTCATTAAGGAAGAAGTAACCTATGAAGATATAGCCGAAGTTGTTGCAAAATGGACCGGGGTACCGGTGACAAAAATGCTGCAAAGCGAAAGAGAGAAGTTACTACGCCTTGAAGATGAACTACATAAGCGGGTCGTGGGACAGGAAGAAGCTATACAGGCTGTAAGTGACGCCGTAAGAAGAAGCAGGGCCGGCCTACAGGACCAGAAAAGACCTATAGGAACTTTCCTCTTCCTGGGAACTACAGGGGTAGGTAAAACAGAGCTGGCCAAGGCTTTGGCAGAATATCTTTTTGACGATGAAGCTGCAATGACCAGAATAGATATGAGTGAATACCAGGAAAGACATGCTGTGAGCAGGCTGGTTGGTGCGCCTCCGGGATATGTTGGATATGATGAAGGGGGGCAGTTGACAGAGGCTGTGCGAAGAAAACCTTATTCAGTTGTACTGCTGGATGAGATTGAGAAAGCTCAACCCGATACTTTCAATATCCTGCTGCAAGTTCTTGATGAGGGCCGACTTACCGATAATAAAGGCAGACTTGCAGATTTTAAGAACACAATTATTATAATGACCTCAAACATGGGATCGCACATCATCCAGGAAAAATTTGAGGCTGTAAAAGATATTGATACAGCCATGGAAAGTGCCAAGAATGAAGTTTTAGGCCTGCTTAAACAAAGTGTGCGCCCAGAGTTCATAAACAGGATAGACGATATTGTGATGTTCACGCCATTGTCCAAAAACGATATTCGTAAAATTGTGGACCTGCAGCTAAGGAATGTGAAGCAAATGCTATCAAAGCAGGGAATTGTTCTTGATGCTACAGAGGAGGCTATCAAATTCCTCGCTGCCCGTGGCTTTGATCCTCAATTTGGTGCAAGGCCGGTAAAACGGGTTGTGCAACGGGAAGTTCTCAATAAGCTATCCAAGGAAATACTTTCTGGCAAGGTGACAACAGATAGCATTATACTGCTGGATGAATTTGATGACAACCTGGTGTTCAGGAACCAGGAAACTGTTGATGTGGAATAA
- the ytxJ gene encoding bacillithiol system redox-active protein YtxJ, with protein MGFFDKMFKSERDIAKDEIKKVPWTQLTDEETLDEIAELSNETPVAILKHSTSCGISRMVLRQFEQEYNIEEGKIKLYFLDLLNYRSVSNRIAAKFNVPHESPQLIIIKEGKVVYDASHSEVGAASLSQFVA; from the coding sequence ATGGGATTTTTTGATAAAATGTTTAAAAGTGAAAGAGATATTGCGAAGGATGAAATAAAAAAGGTTCCCTGGACGCAGTTGACAGATGAAGAAACGCTGGATGAAATTGCCGAGCTTTCTAATGAAACCCCAGTGGCTATTCTCAAACATTCCACCAGTTGTGGGATAAGCAGGATGGTGTTAAGACAATTTGAGCAGGAATATAATATTGAGGAAGGTAAAATAAAACTTTACTTCCTGGACCTTTTAAATTACAGGTCTGTTTCAAATAGGATCGCCGCAAAATTTAATGTACCACACGAAAGTCCGCAGCTTATTATTATTAAGGAAGGGAAGGTGGTATATGACGCTTCCCACAGCGAGGTAGGAGCAGCTAGTTTGTCGCAATTTGTAGCTTAA
- the fahA gene encoding fumarylacetoacetase, with the protein MPITANDPKRKTWLDTPENTDFPIQNIPFGVFLTRDDIITIGTRIGDYAIDLGALHQLGYFEGIPLTDDIFLQDSLNDFISDGKKTWRLVRNRIAEIFDTKNEKLKNNQDHRNIVLFTLDEIEMQLPVQVGDYTDFYSSKEHATNVGTMFRDPENALLPNWLHIPVGYHGRSSSIIPSGIPVHRPQGQTLPAGAKEPVFGPSKLVDFELEMAFITTDANPLGEPIPIDEAEEYIFGLVLFNDWSARDIQKWEYVPLGPFLAKNFASSVSPWIVTLDALEPFRTESPKPEKELLPYLQFSGKKSFDIKLEVSLKPENGEETTVTRSNFKYMYWNMSQQLAHHTINGCPVNSGDMMGSGTISGPTPDSYGSMLELSWRGEKPVKLKDGSERKFIEDNDTVIMRGYCESQDRRIGFGEVSTKLLPVFQPKKNNSR; encoded by the coding sequence ATGCCTATTACAGCAAATGATCCCAAACGAAAAACGTGGCTGGACACTCCTGAAAATACAGATTTCCCTATTCAGAACATACCGTTCGGGGTCTTTTTAACCCGGGATGACATCATCACCATAGGAACCAGGATTGGGGATTATGCAATAGACCTTGGGGCCCTTCACCAGCTGGGATACTTTGAAGGTATACCTTTAACCGATGATATTTTTCTACAGGATTCCCTTAACGATTTCATATCAGACGGGAAGAAGACCTGGAGGCTCGTTAGGAACCGAATCGCTGAAATTTTTGACACAAAGAACGAAAAACTAAAGAATAACCAGGACCACCGTAATATTGTCCTTTTCACTCTTGACGAGATTGAAATGCAACTTCCTGTACAGGTGGGTGATTATACAGATTTTTATTCCAGTAAGGAGCACGCAACCAATGTAGGGACCATGTTCAGGGATCCTGAAAATGCCTTGCTCCCAAACTGGTTACACATTCCCGTAGGTTATCACGGGAGGAGCTCTTCAATCATTCCAAGCGGGATCCCGGTACACCGCCCACAAGGTCAAACCCTCCCGGCAGGAGCAAAAGAGCCGGTTTTTGGACCTTCTAAACTCGTGGATTTTGAACTTGAAATGGCTTTTATCACAACAGATGCCAATCCTCTGGGGGAACCTATTCCTATTGATGAGGCAGAGGAATATATCTTTGGACTTGTCCTTTTTAATGACTGGAGCGCCCGGGATATTCAAAAATGGGAATATGTTCCATTAGGCCCATTCCTGGCGAAGAATTTCGCGTCATCTGTCTCTCCCTGGATCGTGACTCTGGATGCATTGGAACCTTTCAGGACTGAAAGTCCTAAACCTGAAAAAGAATTGTTGCCATACCTGCAATTCTCTGGCAAAAAAAGCTTTGACATAAAACTGGAAGTTTCCCTAAAACCTGAAAATGGAGAAGAAACTACTGTCACAAGATCAAACTTTAAATATATGTACTGGAATATGAGTCAGCAACTGGCTCACCATACCATTAATGGCTGCCCTGTAAATTCAGGTGATATGATGGGATCGGGAACAATTTCAGGACCCACCCCAGATTCTTACGGCTCTATGCTGGAATTATCCTGGAGAGGAGAAAAACCCGTAAAATTGAAGGATGGTAGTGAACGCAAATTTATTGAAGATAATGATACCGTTATTATGCGGGGCTATTGCGAAAGCCAGGACAGGAGAATTGGATTTGGGGAGGTAAGCACAAAATTATTACCTGTATTCCAGCCAAAGAAAAATAACTCGAGATAA